The genomic window CCGCGCACCGCGAAGGACCGCCCCACCGCGCTGCGCACCGGATGGACGACCGGCGCGTGCTCGTCGGCCGCCGCCAAAGCGGCGGCGGTGCTGCTCGCCGGCGGCGACGTCCCCACCAGGGTCGACATCCCGCTGCCCCAACCCTTCGCCGGCAGCGACCGGGCCGGGTTCGCCGTCCAGCATGCGCAAGCCGTCGACGGCTGGGCCGAGGCGGTCGTGGTCAAGGACGCCGGCGACGACCCCGACGTGACCGACGGCGCGCACCTCACCGTGCGTCTGGAGCCCGCCGCCGAGCCCGGGATCACCTTCCACGCCGGCGACGGTGTGGGCACCGTCACCAAGCCGGGGCTCGGTCTGGAGGTCGGGGGACCCGCGATCAACCCGACCCCGCGGCGGATGATCGCCCAGGCGGTCGGCGAGGTCGTCGACCTGGAGCGCGTCGGCGTGGCGTGCACCATCACCGTCCCCGGCGGCCAGACGATGGCGCGCAAGACCACCAACCGCCGGCTGGGGATCGTGGGGGGCATCTCCATCCTCGGCACCACCGGCATCGTCCGGCCGTTCTCCACCGCCAGCTGGCGCGCCTCGGTCGTCCAGGCCGTCGACGTCGCCGCCGCAGCCGACCAGGACCTGGTGGTGCTGGCCACCGGCGGGCGCACCGAGCGGGCCGCCATGCGGCTGCTGCCCGACCTGGCCGACGTGTGCTTCGTCGAGCTCGGCGACTTCACCGGGGCGGCGCTGCGACGCCTGACCGAACGCGGCATCGGCCGCTGCGTGTTCGTCGGCATGATCGGCAAGCTCGCCAAGCTCGGCGCCGGGATCCTCATGACCCACTACACCCGCTCCAAGGTGGACCTCGGCTACCTGGCCGAGATCACCGCCGACGCCGGCGCCCCCTCAGACGTCGTCGACGCGGTCGCCGTCGCCAACACCGCCCGCCACGCCTACGAGCTGTGGCAGCACCACGGCGTCGAGCGGGCGCCGTCCCTGCTGTGCGCGCAGGTCGCCGACAACCTCACCCGGTTCACCGACGGCGCCGTGGACGCCGACGCGGTGATGGTCGACTTCGACACGCTCGAGCTGGTCGGCGCCAGCCCCGGCTGGCGGGCGCCCCGATGATCACCGTGGTGGGACTCGACGGCGGGCCGCTGGCCGACCGCGCCCGCGCCGCGCTGGCCCGGGCCGACGTCGTCCTGGGCTGGTCCCGCCATGTCGAGCTCGTCGCCGGGTCGCTGCCGCCGGCGGTGCGCCAGGTCGTGGTCGACCGTGACCTGCCCGCGACCCTGACGGTGCTGCGCGAGGCCCAGGGGCGCCGCGTCGTGCTCGCCTCCGGCGACCCGGGCTTCTTCGGCATCGTCCGGGCGGTGGCCGCCGAGCACACCGACGTCACGGTGATCCCCGCGGTGTCGTCGGTGGCGGCGGCGTTCGCCGCGGCCGCGACCTCCTGGGACGACGCCCAGGTCGTCTCCACCCACGGCCGCTCGCCTGACCGCGCGCTCGCGGTCTGCCGGCGCCTGCCCAAGGTCGCGGTCCTGACCGGCCCGGCGCTCGGCCCCGCCGAGCTCGGTGCGGCGCTCGCCGGGCTGGCCAAGCGCCTGGTCGTCGCCGAGCGCCTCGGCCATCCCGACGAGCGGGTCACCACCGTGACCCCCCACGAGGCCGCCGCCCGCAGCGACTGGCGCGACCCCAACGTCGTCGTCGTCCTCGACGACCCGCTGCCGGCGTCACAGAAGGGCTGGGCGGCGCCGCCCCGTGGGACCGCCCAGCGCTGGGCGCTGCCCGAGAGCGCGTTCACCCACCGCGACAGCATGATCACCAAAGCCGAGGTGCGCGCGGTCGCGCTCGGCTGGCTCGGCCCGGGATTGGGTGACCTCGTGTGGGACGTCGGCGCCGGCAGCGGCGCGGTGGCCACCGAGTGCGCCCGACTGGGCGCAGCGGTGATCGCCGTGGACAGCGACCCCGAGCAGTGCGACCGCGCCCGGGCCAACGCCGCCGGCCACGACGTGCCCGTCGAGGTCGTGTGCGCCAAGGCACCCGAGGCGCTGGCCGCCCTACCCGACCCCGACGCGGTGTTCGTCGGCGGCGGGGGGACCGCGCTGACCGACATCGTCGAGCAGGCGGCTGCCCGCGCCCGCCGCAGCGTGGTCGTCGCCCTGGCCACCGTCGAACGCATCGCCGGCGTGACCGGGGCGCTGGAGCGCCACGGCCTGCAGGTCGAAGCCACCCAGATCCACGCCGCCCGCCTGGCACCGCTGGCCGGCGGCCACCGGCTGGCCACCACCAACCCGGTCTTCCTGATCAGGGGAGGCCGGCCGTGACCACGGTCGCCATCGCCGCCACCGCCGCGGGACGCCGCCACGGCGAGCACCTCGCCGCGGTGCTGGCCGACACCTGCCTGGTGGACGGCCGGCCCGCCCAGGCGCTGGCGGACGCCTGGGACGATGCCGCAGCACTCGTGCTGTGCATGGCCACGGGTGCGGCCACCCGGCTCGTCGCCCCGCATCTGGCCGGCAAGCGCACCGACCCGCCGGTGGTGACCGTCGACGACGCGGGCCGCTTCGCGGTCGCGCTGTGCGGCGGCCACCACGGCGCCAACGACCTCGCCCGCCGGGTCGCCGCGGCGCTGGGCGCCACACCCGTGGTGACCACCGCCAGCGACGTGCTGGACCTGCCAGCGCTCGACACCCTCGGAGCGGACCTGGGCCTGCGGCTCGACCCCGACCACGCCGCCACCGCCGCCGTCGGCGCCGCCCTCCTCGCGGGGGCGCCGGTGCACCGTTGGCGGGCCCGACCCTGGCCCACCGGCCCCCTGCCCACCACCGTGGTCGACAGCGACGAGCCGCGCGCCCCCGGCATCCTCGTCACCGACGAGCTGGTCGACGCGCCCCGCCCGTGCGTGGTGTACCGCCCAGCGTCGCTCGTGGTCGGCATGGGTGCCGCCCGCGGCGTCTCGGCGGCCGAGGTCGGCGACCTGGTCGACGCCGCCCTGGCCGACGCCGGACTGTCCCCACTGTCGGTGACCCGGCTGGCCACCGCCGACGTCAAGGCCGACGAGCCCGGCGTCATCGCCGCCGCGGCCGCCCGTGGATGGCCGCTGGTCACCCACCCTGTCGGCCGGCTGGCGGCCGTGGCGGTGCCCAACCCCAGCGAGACCGTCCGCGCCGCCGTGGGCACCCCCAGTGTCGCCGAGGCTGCAGCGCTGGAGTCGGGCGGCGAGCTGGTCGTGGCCAAGCGCAAGAGCGCCAACGCCACGGTGGCGGTGGCCCGCCTGCCGGTGCGCGGCCGGCTCACGCTGGTCAGCGCCGGGCCCGGCGACGAGGCGCTGCTGCCGGCGATGGCCCGCGACGCCCTGGCCGCCGCGGAGGTCGTCGTCGGCCTCGACCAGTACCTGGACCGGGTACGCGGGTTCACCCGCCCGGGCTGCGAGATCCGGCCCAGCCCGATCGGCGACGAGGTGACCCGCGCCCGGGAAGCGGTGGGGGCTGCCCGGGAGGGCCGCAGCGTCGCGCTGCTGTCGGGAGGCGACATCGGGGTGTACGCCATGGCGTCGCCCGCCGTCGAGCTGGCCGGCGACGACATCGACGTGGTGACGATCCCCGGGATCACCGCAGCGGTGGCCGCAGCGGCACTGCTCGGCGCTCCGCTGGGCCACGATCACTGCGCCATCTCGCTGTCGGACCTGCTCACGCCGTGGGAGGTGATCCGCCGGCGGGTCAAAGCCGCCGCGGAAGGCGACCTCGTCGTCGTGTTCTACAACCCGCGCAGCCGAGCCCGTGACTGGCAGCTGCAGGAGGCCTGCCTGCTGCTGGGCGAGCACCGCAAGCCCGACACCCCGGTCGGCATCGTCACCGACGCCTACCGGCCCACCCAGCAGGTGACCCTCACCACCCTCGGTGAGCTCGACCCCCAACTGGTCGACATGCGCACCACCGTGGTGGTCGGCAGCAGCCAGACCCGCCTGGCCGCCGGCCGCATGCTCACCCCCAGGGGCTACCAGTGACCGCGGTCAGCGAGCGCAGGTACGCGGTCTCATGTGACGACACCGCCGTAGCGGTCACCATGGCCTGTGTGGGCTGCGGCGCGTGCCTCGCCACCTGCCCGGAGGCCGCCATCCGGGTCGCGCCACCCGGATACGGGCCGCCCCTGGACGTGCTGGACTCCTGCACCGCCTGCGCAGAGTGCATCGAGATCTGCCCCGTCGACGCCATCGTGGAGGTCTTGCGGTGACCACCGTCCACCCCATCGAAGCCGAGTCCTACCGCCGCATGCGCGGCACGGTGGACCTCGCCGGGCTCCCACCGCTGAGTCGTGCCGTGACCGAACGGGTCGTGCACGCCTCAGCCGACGTGGACTACGCCGGCGACCTCGTCCTGGACGAGGACGCGCTGCAGCGTGGCCTGGCCGCACTGGACGCCGGGCGGCCTGTGGTCGTCGACGTGGCGATGGTCGCCGCGGGCATCACCGCCGTTGCGACCTCATGCGGCCTCGGTGCGGCCGAGCCCCCGCCGGGACAGACCCGCAGCGCCGCGGGGATCCGCGCCGCGGTGGCGCAGGCCGGTCCGGGAGGCGTCTACGTCGTGGGCTGCGCCCCCACCGCGCTGTTCGCACTGCTGGAAGCCGACGCGGACCCGGCGCTGGTCGTCGGCCTGCCCGTGGGCTTCGTCGGCGCGGTCGAGGCCAAGCAAGCACTGCGCGACAGCGGCCTGCCGGCGGTCAGCAACCGGGGCCCCAAGGGCGGGTCGGCCGTGGCCGCAGCCGCGCTGAACGCGCTGCTGTACGCCGGGGGTCGGCGATGACGCCCGCCCTGCTGCTCGCCGGGCACGGCACCCGCAGCACCGCCGGCGTCGAGGAGTACTTCGCCCTGGCGGACCGCGTCCGCGCGCTCGCACCCGAGCTGACCGTGGGCACCGGGTTCATCGAGCTCGCCTCCCCGCCGCTGACCACCGCCGCTGGCGACCTCGCCGCCGCGGGACACGAGCACATCGTCGTGCTGCCCCTGGTGCTGCTCGGCGCCGGACACGCCAAGACCGACGTCCCCGGAAGCATCGCCGCGGCCCGCCGTCAGCTGCCGGGCGTGCGCTTCACCTACGGCCGCCCGCTCGGTGTCCACCCGAACCTGCTCACCGTCCTCGACGAGCGCCTGACCGCGGCCGTGCCGCCCGCCGAGCGCTCGCACACCGCCGTGCTGCTCGTCGGTCGTGGCTCCAGCGACCCCGACGCCAACGCCGACCTGCACAAGGTCTCCCGGCTGCTGTGGGAAGGCCGGGACTGGCCGCTGGTGGAGACCGGATTCGTCGGGCTCACCCACCCCCGCATCCCCCAGGCGCTGGAGCGCCTGCGCCTGCTCGGCGCCACCCGCATCGCCGTCGTCCCCTACTTCCTGTTCACCGGTGTGCTCGAGGAGCGCATCCGCGCCCAATCAGCGGCCTACGCCCGCCAACACGCGGACGTGGCGGTGACCGTCACCGGCTACCTTGGCCCCGACGATCGCATCGCCGGACTCGCGCTGGACCGTTACGCCGAGGCACTGGACGGCACCGCGGTGATGAACTGCGACGGCTGCGTCCACCGCAGACCCCTGCCGGGCTTCGCCGACAAGGTCGGCCTGCCCCAGGTGCCGCACGCACATCCCGACGACCCGGGGCCGGCGCCCCCCGCACCCCCGGCCGACGAGGGCGTGCACACCCATGGGTGAGCGCATCCTCGTCCTCGGCGGGACCCGCTCGGGCAAGAGCGCCGCCGCCGAAGCGCTGGTCACCGGCACGGCGCAGGTGGCCTACCTCGCCACCGGGCAGCCCAGCGACGACGAGATGACCGCACGCATCGCCGCCCACCGCGCCCGCCGGCCGGCCCACTGGGCGACGGTAGAGACCCCTGACCTGGTCGCCGGGCTCGACCGCAGCCCCGCCGGCGCCGCGGTGCTCGTCGACTCCCTCGGGGGCTGGGTGAGCGCGGCACTGGACGCCGACGCCGCACTGGACCGCCTGAAGGCCTTCTGGGACGCCGCAGCAGCCCGGCCCGGCGGGCCGGTGGTCGTGGTCGCCGAGCTCGTCGGCGAGGGCCTCGTGCCGCCCGACCCGCTGACCCGCCGCTGGGTGGACATGCTGGGAGACGCAGCGCAACTCCTGGCCGCCGACGCCGACCGGGTGCTGCAGGTCGTCGCCGGTCGCGCCACCCCCCTCCCCGCACGAACCCCACCGGCGGATCGGGCGACCGGGGGACCCGCGACAGGCCTGCGGGCGCACGGGGACACGATGGTGCCCCCCGGGGCGCTGGACCTCGCGGTGAATGTGTG from Egibacteraceae bacterium includes these protein-coding regions:
- a CDS encoding sirohydrochlorin chelatase → MTPALLLAGHGTRSTAGVEEYFALADRVRALAPELTVGTGFIELASPPLTTAAGDLAAAGHEHIVVLPLVLLGAGHAKTDVPGSIAAARRQLPGVRFTYGRPLGVHPNLLTVLDERLTAAVPPAERSHTAVLLVGRGSSDPDANADLHKVSRLLWEGRDWPLVETGFVGLTHPRIPQALERLRLLGATRIAVVPYFLFTGVLEERIRAQSAAYARQHADVAVTVTGYLGPDDRIAGLALDRYAEALDGTAVMNCDGCVHRRPLPGFADKVGLPQVPHAHPDDPGPAPPAPPADEGVHTHG
- the cbiE gene encoding precorrin-6y C5,15-methyltransferase (decarboxylating) subunit CbiE, which translates into the protein MITVVGLDGGPLADRARAALARADVVLGWSRHVELVAGSLPPAVRQVVVDRDLPATLTVLREAQGRRVVLASGDPGFFGIVRAVAAEHTDVTVIPAVSSVAAAFAAAATSWDDAQVVSTHGRSPDRALAVCRRLPKVAVLTGPALGPAELGAALAGLAKRLVVAERLGHPDERVTTVTPHEAAARSDWRDPNVVVVLDDPLPASQKGWAAPPRGTAQRWALPESAFTHRDSMITKAEVRAVALGWLGPGLGDLVWDVGAGSGAVATECARLGAAVIAVDSDPEQCDRARANAAGHDVPVEVVCAKAPEALAALPDPDAVFVGGGGTALTDIVEQAAARARRSVVVALATVERIAGVTGALERHGLQVEATQIHAARLAPLAGGHRLATTNPVFLIRGGRP
- a CDS encoding cobalt-precorrin-5B (C(1))-methyltransferase, with the protein product MSGARELREPDLPRTAKDRPTALRTGWTTGACSSAAAKAAAVLLAGGDVPTRVDIPLPQPFAGSDRAGFAVQHAQAVDGWAEAVVVKDAGDDPDVTDGAHLTVRLEPAAEPGITFHAGDGVGTVTKPGLGLEVGGPAINPTPRRMIAQAVGEVVDLERVGVACTITVPGGQTMARKTTNRRLGIVGGISILGTTGIVRPFSTASWRASVVQAVDVAAAADQDLVVLATGGRTERAAMRLLPDLADVCFVELGDFTGAALRRLTERGIGRCVFVGMIGKLAKLGAGILMTHYTRSKVDLGYLAEITADAGAPSDVVDAVAVANTARHAYELWQHHGVERAPSLLCAQVADNLTRFTDGAVDADAVMVDFDTLELVGASPGWRAPR
- the cobJ gene encoding precorrin-3B C(17)-methyltransferase; amino-acid sequence: MTTVAIAATAAGRRHGEHLAAVLADTCLVDGRPAQALADAWDDAAALVLCMATGAATRLVAPHLAGKRTDPPVVTVDDAGRFAVALCGGHHGANDLARRVAAALGATPVVTTASDVLDLPALDTLGADLGLRLDPDHAATAAVGAALLAGAPVHRWRARPWPTGPLPTTVVDSDEPRAPGILVTDELVDAPRPCVVYRPASLVVGMGAARGVSAAEVGDLVDAALADAGLSPLSVTRLATADVKADEPGVIAAAAARGWPLVTHPVGRLAAVAVPNPSETVRAAVGTPSVAEAAALESGGELVVAKRKSANATVAVARLPVRGRLTLVSAGPGDEALLPAMARDALAAAEVVVGLDQYLDRVRGFTRPGCEIRPSPIGDEVTRAREAVGAAREGRSVALLSGGDIGVYAMASPAVELAGDDIDVVTIPGITAAVAAAALLGAPLGHDHCAISLSDLLTPWEVIRRRVKAAAEGDLVVVFYNPRSRARDWQLQEACLLLGEHRKPDTPVGIVTDAYRPTQQVTLTTLGELDPQLVDMRTTVVVGSSQTRLAAGRMLTPRGYQ
- a CDS encoding precorrin-8X methylmutase, which gives rise to MTTVHPIEAESYRRMRGTVDLAGLPPLSRAVTERVVHASADVDYAGDLVLDEDALQRGLAALDAGRPVVVDVAMVAAGITAVATSCGLGAAEPPPGQTRSAAGIRAAVAQAGPGGVYVVGCAPTALFALLEADADPALVVGLPVGFVGAVEAKQALRDSGLPAVSNRGPKGGSAVAAAALNALLYAGGRR
- a CDS encoding 4Fe-4S binding protein; this encodes MTAVSERRYAVSCDDTAVAVTMACVGCGACLATCPEAAIRVAPPGYGPPLDVLDSCTACAECIEICPVDAIVEVLR